In the genome of Ureibacillus sp. FSL W7-1570, the window GGTTGAATCCCTGTCACCTTTCCCGTTACAACGTCACCTACTTTATATTTTTTTTTCATGTTTGTTCCTACTTTCTTTCACTTACATATATATATCATGTTAAATTATAACATAATGAATGTATACGGAACAAAGAATCACCCTATTTTGAAAAAAACTTCCAACTTTATATGTTTCAACCAAATTTCCCCAATACCTGACGAGCTCCTGAATCTGTAAAATAGTTGAAAAATTACAAAAAATTAAAAGTGTCTCTTACAACAAAAGACACTTTTTTATATAATACTTTTAGCTTCAAATTTAATCGCTATCAATTGGTATGCCATTTCAACGCAATCTTCGAAAGGAATCCAGATTTCAAAGGATTGCTCGTACACTTTTTGGATCACCCGTGCGAGCTCTGTCGGATCATCGATTTCTTGCAAAGCAAGAATGACATCGCTCGATTCAAGCTCATATGCATCTTCTCCAATTTGAAAAGGATCCCATTTCATTAAAGCGAGCTTGGCCTTTTTGTTCATTAATACGTTCTCCACAATTTCACCTTGCATTATTCTATATTTTCCTTCTTATGATATCATATAATCATTATATTTAAAGATAAAAATTAAATAGGAAAGAGTGGTAATCGTGACTTTTAGCTTTGATGAAATATATGAAAGAAGAAATACCAGCAGTTTGAAATGGGACAAATTTAAAGATCGCTATCGCGCAAAGTACGCTGTGGAAGATATAGACAATGTTTTGCCAATGTGGGTGGCGGATATGGACTTTGCCGTTCCGCAAGTGGCGATTGACGCCATCAAAAAACGATTGGATCATCCAATTTTTGGATACTCCTACATAAGCGATGCGTGCAAAGAAGCCATTCAACAATGGTTCAAACGCCGCCACAATTGGCATATCAATAAAGAAGCGTTGATTTTCCACAGCGGGGTCGTTCCAGCAATTGCAACTATTCTTGAAACTTTCACGGAACCGGGAGATAAAGTATGCATATCCACTCCGGTATATCCTCCGTTCTTCAACATTCCAAAAGGACTGAAACTGGAAGTCGTGGAATGCGATTTAACGGAAAGCGAAGACCAAATTTACGAATATGACTTTGATAAATTAGAAGAGGCCTTTAAATCAGGGGTAAAAGCGTATGTGTTATGCAGCCCTCATAATCCAGGAGGAGTCGTTTGGTCAAAAGAGACGCTGGAAAAACTCGTTTATCTATGCATCAAATACGATGTGCTGCTCATTTCCGATGAAATCCATGCAGACATTGTGTTTGACGGACACCAACACATCCCGACAATGACGGTGGAAGGTGCCGATCAGGCAAAAATTGTTGCCTGCATTGCCCCAACCAAAACTTTCAACCTGGCCGGGCTTCATGCGGCAATGATTGTGGCGGAAAATCCAAAATTGAGAAATGCGATACTCAGAAACAAAGCGGCCCATGGGTTGGATGATTGGAATGCCCTTGCCGCTGCGGGAGTTCAAGCGGTGTAT includes:
- a CDS encoding DUF1871 family protein; this encodes MENVLMNKKAKLALMKWDPFQIGEDAYELESSDVILALQEIDDPTELARVIQKVYEQSFEIWIPFEDCVEMAYQLIAIKFEAKSII
- a CDS encoding MalY/PatB family protein codes for the protein MTFSFDEIYERRNTSSLKWDKFKDRYRAKYAVEDIDNVLPMWVADMDFAVPQVAIDAIKKRLDHPIFGYSYISDACKEAIQQWFKRRHNWHINKEALIFHSGVVPAIATILETFTEPGDKVCISTPVYPPFFNIPKGLKLEVVECDLTESEDQIYEYDFDKLEEAFKSGVKAYVLCSPHNPGGVVWSKETLEKLVYLCIKYDVLLISDEIHADIVFDGHQHIPTMTVEGADQAKIVACIAPTKTFNLAGLHAAMIVAENPKLRNAILRNKAAHGLDDWNALAAAGVQAVYEKGEEWLDEMIQYVSRNIQYLEQELNQLDGVRVIRPQASYLVWIDYRGTGLSEEEMMDRLLNKGKLALEPGTKYSEAGRGYLRINLACPFETVKEGVERFKKALS